A single genomic interval of Magnetospirillum sp. 15-1 harbors:
- a CDS encoding adenylate/guanylate cyclase domain-containing protein → MIIVHFEVYVMEGRGWMLHARFPRLERDEAVREAKELESTLGVRTKVLRETYNTDTNVFDEAEVYLSGHNVQVKKIAAAGRGAAGGGGRAGGRERDSGKGGNAARTAAARRAAKARASGPSMGAGAAILRLTVILLVASGLGLGALRMVPSAVVFLYDYGYRVTPDEYGQLLMVVFGLVFLMTAVPLGLRFMPRNANIQFNRSTSVAAPPPRPQPSEAVKKSLNKLAKKAEAEMIPETWGDDPEPEPEPTPPPPAEEEPPPFPAAPAEEPSPEAAAVESLPTTPVLEATKKVTGRFVDKSMEIIRQVAPSTDKYTTFGLNLFMAGAVQTIARTQKLDSGGQRKLLKSILEKLGTPGDHAAIFYDKVPEYISEQRYARMFDSGKSAMESWSEGDEGTPMIKLQTSLKDWNKPATEKKPSIMTVMFTDMVGSTDLTQARGDQAAQEIVRKHNAIVRTALTQFAGHEVKHTGDGIMASFASAANAVEATVQIQRQVTAHNEKQPNLPLHLRIGLNAGEPIQEEDDLFGSTVQLAARVCAATQSDQTLCTQVVKDLAAGKGSFTDGGMHALKGFRDKFQLWEVLWR, encoded by the coding sequence ATGATCATCGTTCATTTTGAAGTCTACGTCATGGAAGGCCGGGGGTGGATGCTGCACGCACGCTTCCCGCGGCTGGAGCGTGACGAGGCTGTCCGCGAAGCCAAGGAGCTGGAGAGCACCCTCGGCGTGCGCACCAAGGTGCTGCGCGAAACCTATAACACCGACACCAATGTGTTCGACGAGGCCGAGGTCTACCTGTCCGGCCACAACGTCCAGGTCAAGAAAATCGCCGCGGCGGGCCGTGGTGCCGCCGGAGGCGGAGGCAGGGCCGGCGGCAGGGAGCGCGATTCCGGCAAGGGCGGCAATGCCGCCAGGACGGCCGCCGCCAGACGGGCGGCCAAGGCGCGGGCCAGCGGCCCCAGCATGGGAGCCGGCGCCGCCATCCTGCGCCTGACCGTCATCTTGCTGGTGGCGTCGGGCCTGGGGCTAGGGGCGCTCCGCATGGTGCCGTCGGCCGTCGTCTTTCTCTACGACTACGGCTACCGCGTCACCCCCGATGAATACGGGCAGTTGCTGATGGTGGTGTTCGGTCTGGTCTTCCTGATGACCGCCGTGCCGCTGGGTCTGCGCTTCATGCCGCGCAACGCCAATATCCAGTTCAACCGCTCCACCTCCGTGGCCGCGCCGCCGCCCCGGCCCCAGCCGTCCGAGGCGGTGAAGAAATCGCTGAACAAGCTGGCCAAGAAGGCCGAGGCGGAGATGATCCCCGAGACCTGGGGCGACGATCCCGAGCCTGAACCGGAGCCCACGCCGCCGCCGCCGGCCGAGGAGGAACCGCCGCCGTTCCCGGCCGCCCCGGCCGAGGAACCCTCGCCCGAGGCGGCGGCGGTGGAATCCCTGCCCACCACTCCGGTCCTCGAGGCCACCAAAAAGGTTACCGGCCGCTTCGTGGACAAATCCATGGAGATCATCCGTCAGGTGGCGCCCAGCACCGACAAATACACCACCTTCGGTCTCAACCTGTTCATGGCCGGCGCCGTCCAGACCATCGCCCGCACCCAGAAACTTGATTCGGGCGGACAGCGCAAACTGCTGAAATCCATCCTCGAGAAGCTGGGCACCCCGGGCGACCACGCCGCCATCTTCTACGACAAGGTGCCGGAATACATATCCGAACAGCGCTATGCCCGCATGTTCGACTCCGGCAAATCAGCCATGGAATCCTGGTCGGAGGGCGACGAAGGCACGCCGATGATCAAGCTCCAGACCTCGCTCAAGGACTGGAACAAGCCGGCCACCGAGAAGAAGCCCTCCATCATGACGGTGATGTTCACCGACATGGTGGGCTCCACCGACCTCACCCAGGCGCGCGGAGATCAGGCCGCCCAGGAGATCGTGCGCAAGCACAACGCCATCGTGCGCACCGCGCTGACCCAGTTCGCCGGCCACGAGGTCAAGCATACCGGCGACGGCATCATGGCCTCGTTCGCCTCGGCCGCCAACGCGGTGGAGGCTACCGTCCAGATCCAGCGCCAGGTCACCGCCCACAACGAGAAGCAGCCCAACCTGCCGCTCCATCTGCGCATCGGGCTCAATGCCGGCGAGCCCATCCAGGAGGAGGACGACCTGTTCGGCTCCACCGTCCAACTGGCCGCCCGTGTCTGCGCCGCCACCCAGTCGGACCAGACGCTATGCACCCAGGTGGTCAAGGACCTCGCCGCCGGCAAGGGCTCGTTCACCGACGGCGGCATGCACGCCCTGAAGGGCTTCCGCGATAAATTCCAGTTGTGGGAAGTGCTCTGGCGCTAG
- the rpmE gene encoding 50S ribosomal protein L31, whose amino-acid sequence MKDNIHPDYHEINVVMTDGTEYKTRSTMGKAGDTLRLDIDPKSHPAWTGVHRMVDTAGQLAKFKKRFEGFGIKSTNS is encoded by the coding sequence ATGAAGGACAACATTCATCCCGACTACCACGAGATCAACGTGGTGATGACGGACGGCACCGAGTACAAGACCCGGTCCACCATGGGTAAGGCCGGCGACACCCTGCGCCTGGACATCGACCCCAAGTCGCACCCGGCCTGGACCGGCGTGCACCGTATGGTCGATACGGCCGGCCAGTTGGCCAAGTTCAAGAAGCGCTTCGAAGGCTTCGGCATCAAGTCGACCAATTCCTAA
- the cyaY gene encoding iron donor protein CyaY: MSLDESRFASLADPLLERIADAVEDAMDDAEADLHAGILTLTLPGIGQYVINKHSPNREIWLSSPKSGAHHFGWTGERWVSTRNAEVELLGLLLAEIGVVV, from the coding sequence ATGAGTCTCGATGAAAGCCGTTTCGCCAGCCTTGCCGACCCGTTGCTCGAACGCATCGCCGACGCGGTCGAGGACGCCATGGACGATGCCGAGGCGGACCTGCACGCGGGCATCCTGACGCTCACCCTGCCGGGCATCGGCCAGTACGTCATCAACAAGCACTCGCCCAACCGCGAAATCTGGCTGTCGTCGCCCAAGAGCGGCGCCCACCACTTTGGCTGGACCGGCGAACGCTGGGTTTCCACCCGTAACGCCGAGGTGGAACTGCTGGGCCTGCTGCTGGCCGAGATCGGCGTGGTGGTATAG
- the tyrS gene encoding tyrosine--tRNA ligase yields the protein MTSLKSDFLRIVTERGYMHQCTDLEALDKRLTEGCQAAYIGFDCTATSLHVGGLMQIMLLRWWQKTGHKPIVLMGGGTTRIGDPTGKDESRKMLTDEVIATNMAGIKTVFTKYLAFGEGKTDALMVNNADWLDKLNYIDFLRDYGHHFTINRMLTFDSVKLRLEREQPLTFLEFNYMLLQGYDFVELFRRNKCILQMGGSDQWGNIINGVELGRRADQAELFGLTSPLLTTSSGAKMGKTVNGAVWLNDDMLSTWEFWQYWRNTEDADVGRFLKLYTELPLDEIARLEKLEGAEINEAKKVLANEVTRLCHGDAAAQQAAETARKTFEEGVASTDLPTIEIPAAELAAGLPAYALFVRAGLAASNGEAKRLLKGGGGKVNDQAVDEARPVGSADLKDGAVKLTAGKKRHILVKAV from the coding sequence ATGACCAGCCTCAAGTCCGATTTCCTGCGTATCGTCACCGAACGCGGCTACATGCACCAGTGCACCGACCTGGAAGCGCTGGACAAGCGCCTGACCGAAGGATGCCAGGCGGCCTATATCGGCTTCGACTGCACCGCCACGTCGCTGCATGTCGGCGGCCTGATGCAGATCATGCTGCTGCGCTGGTGGCAGAAGACCGGCCACAAGCCCATCGTGCTGATGGGCGGCGGCACCACCCGCATCGGCGACCCCACCGGCAAGGACGAGTCGCGCAAGATGCTGACCGACGAGGTCATCGCCACCAACATGGCGGGCATCAAGACGGTGTTCACCAAGTATCTGGCGTTCGGCGAGGGCAAGACCGACGCCCTGATGGTCAACAACGCCGACTGGCTGGACAAGCTGAACTACATCGACTTCCTGCGCGATTACGGCCACCACTTCACCATCAACCGCATGCTGACCTTCGATTCGGTCAAGCTGCGGCTCGAGCGCGAGCAGCCGCTGACCTTCCTCGAGTTCAACTACATGCTGCTGCAGGGCTACGACTTCGTCGAGCTGTTCCGCCGCAACAAATGCATCCTGCAGATGGGCGGCTCGGACCAGTGGGGCAATATCATCAACGGCGTCGAGCTGGGCCGCCGCGCCGATCAGGCCGAGCTGTTCGGCCTGACCAGCCCGCTGCTCACCACGTCCTCGGGCGCCAAGATGGGCAAGACCGTCAACGGCGCCGTCTGGCTGAACGACGACATGCTGAGCACCTGGGAGTTCTGGCAGTACTGGCGCAACACCGAGGACGCCGATGTCGGCCGCTTCCTCAAGCTCTACACCGAACTGCCGCTGGACGAGATCGCCCGGCTGGAGAAGCTCGAGGGTGCCGAGATCAACGAGGCCAAGAAGGTCCTGGCCAACGAGGTCACCCGCCTGTGCCACGGCGATGCCGCCGCCCAGCAGGCCGCCGAGACGGCGCGCAAGACCTTCGAGGAGGGTGTCGCCTCCACCGACCTGCCGACCATCGAGATTCCGGCCGCCGAGCTGGCGGCGGGCCTTCCCGCCTATGCCCTGTTCGTCCGCGCCGGTCTGGCCGCCTCCAACGGCGAGGCCAAGCGCCTGCTGAAGGGCGGCGGCGGCAAGGTCAACGATCAGGCCGTGGACGAGGCCCGGCCGGTGGGCAGCGCCGACCTCAAGGACGGCGCCGTCAAGCTCACCGCCGGCAAGAAGCGCCATATTCTGGTGAAGGCGGTCTAA
- a CDS encoding anhydro-N-acetylmuramic acid kinase: MLALGLMSGTSLDGVDIALVDTDGETVGRLGPAATIPYGAEQRLALMGVLGGDGPVAEVERDFTLFHARVVRDFLAGHGIAAGSVAVAGFHGHTILHAPHERRTWQIGDGALLAAEIGIAVVNDFRSADVAAGGQGAPLVPVYHRALAARLEAPLAVLNLGGVGNVTWIGEDGSLLAFDTGPGNALIDDWAQAHTGRPVDVDGQLAAGGRVIRDAVEAFLHHGYFDRQPPKSLDRDEFHALAWELVKGASPEDGAATLTAFTAASVALAAYAFPRPVKRWLVTGGGRHNPEMMKSLGRALPAPVEPVEAVGWNGDALEAQAFAFLAVRSLAGKVLTYPETTGVPVPQTGGRHHAP, translated from the coding sequence ATGCTGGCGTTGGGGCTGATGAGCGGAACCTCGCTCGACGGGGTCGATATCGCCCTGGTGGACACCGACGGCGAGACGGTGGGCCGTCTGGGACCGGCCGCCACCATTCCCTATGGCGCCGAGCAGCGCCTCGCCCTGATGGGCGTGCTGGGCGGCGACGGCCCGGTGGCCGAGGTCGAGCGCGACTTCACCCTGTTCCACGCGCGGGTGGTCCGCGACTTCCTGGCCGGGCACGGTATCGCCGCCGGCTCGGTGGCGGTGGCCGGCTTTCACGGCCATACCATCTTGCATGCCCCCCACGAGCGCCGCACATGGCAGATCGGCGACGGCGCCCTGCTGGCCGCCGAGATCGGCATCGCGGTGGTCAACGACTTCCGTTCGGCCGACGTGGCCGCCGGAGGGCAGGGGGCGCCGCTGGTGCCGGTCTATCACCGCGCCCTGGCCGCCCGCCTGGAGGCGCCCCTGGCGGTGCTCAACCTGGGCGGGGTGGGCAACGTCACCTGGATTGGCGAGGACGGCTCGCTGCTGGCCTTCGATACCGGGCCGGGCAACGCCCTGATCGACGATTGGGCCCAGGCCCATACCGGCCGGCCGGTGGACGTGGACGGTCAACTGGCGGCGGGCGGGCGGGTGATCCGCGACGCGGTCGAGGCCTTCCTGCACCACGGCTATTTCGACCGCCAGCCGCCCAAATCCCTGGACCGCGACGAGTTCCACGCCTTGGCCTGGGAACTGGTCAAGGGCGCCTCGCCCGAGGACGGGGCGGCGACGCTGACCGCCTTCACCGCCGCCTCGGTGGCCCTGGCCGCCTATGCCTTCCCCCGCCCGGTCAAGCGCTGGCTGGTCACCGGCGGTGGGCGGCACAATCCCGAGATGATGAAGTCGCTGGGCCGCGCCCTGCCCGCCCCGGTCGAACCGGTCGAGGCGGTGGGCTGGAACGGTGACGCGCTGGAGGCCCAGGCCTTCGCCTTCCTGGCGGTGCGCTCGCTGGCCGGCAAGGTGCTGACCTATCCCGAGACTACCGGCGTGCCCGTCCCCCAGACCGGCGGCCGCCATCATGCCCCATGA
- a CDS encoding alpha/beta hydrolase, translated as MPEVIFNGPDGRLEGRYHHGKSPNAPLALLLHPHPQHGGTMNNKVVYALYHAFVRRGFSTLRFNFRGVGRSQGKFDNGQGELSDAASALDWMQSFNANASACWVGGFSFGAWIGMQLLMRRPEIDGFVSVAPPANVFDFSFLAPCPSSGLIVHGTADDLVPEPAVAKLAAKLATQRNIKVRYQTIEGANHFFGTHLDALDGMVDSYLGESIVARPVPPPPAPEPELAVALP; from the coding sequence ATGCCTGAAGTGATTTTCAATGGACCCGACGGCCGCCTCGAGGGCCGCTACCATCACGGCAAGTCGCCGAACGCCCCGCTGGCCCTTCTGCTTCACCCGCACCCGCAGCACGGCGGGACCATGAACAACAAGGTGGTTTACGCCCTGTATCATGCCTTCGTGCGCCGCGGCTTCTCGACGCTGCGGTTCAATTTCCGCGGCGTGGGCCGCAGCCAGGGCAAGTTCGACAACGGCCAGGGCGAGCTGTCCGACGCCGCCTCGGCGCTGGACTGGATGCAGTCGTTCAACGCCAACGCCTCGGCCTGCTGGGTGGGCGGCTTCTCGTTCGGCGCCTGGATCGGCATGCAGCTGCTGATGCGCCGCCCCGAGATCGACGGCTTCGTCTCGGTGGCCCCGCCCGCCAACGTCTTCGACTTCTCGTTCCTGGCGCCCTGCCCGTCGTCCGGCCTGATCGTTCACGGCACCGCCGACGATCTGGTGCCCGAGCCCGCCGTGGCCAAGCTGGCGGCCAAGCTGGCCACCCAGCGCAACATCAAGGTCCGCTACCAGACCATCGAGGGGGCCAACCACTTCTTCGGTACCCATCTGGATGCCCTGGACGGCATGGTGGATTCCTACCTGGGCGAGTCCATCGTGGCGCGTCCCGTGCCCCCGCCCCCGGCGCCCGAGCCGGAACTGGCCGTGGCCCTGCCTTAA
- the cysE gene encoding serine O-acetyltransferase, with protein sequence MIFKTLQEDIASIRRRDPAAHSWLEVLLCYPGLHALMFHRLSNWCWHHGLRVTGRFVSHVGKILTGIEIHPAAQLGPRFFIDHGTGVVIGETAVIGADVTLYHGVTLGGTSLHKGKRHPTLEDGVIVGSGAQVLGPITVGKGARIGANAVVLTDVPPGVTMVGIPARMVMRRQEGEFCAYGLPGEELPDPVARAIDSVRSQVATLMERVKELETELHGHPTQACARLSQPEAADMGDKTIHIETLNTPAGGTTGRHLERETIS encoded by the coding sequence ATGATTTTCAAGACCCTTCAAGAAGATATTGCGTCAATCCGCCGGCGCGACCCCGCAGCCCATTCCTGGCTGGAGGTGTTGCTGTGCTATCCCGGACTGCACGCGCTCATGTTCCATCGCCTGTCCAACTGGTGCTGGCATCATGGGTTGCGGGTGACGGGGCGCTTCGTCTCGCATGTGGGAAAAATTCTCACCGGGATCGAAATTCACCCGGCCGCCCAACTGGGGCCGCGCTTCTTCATCGACCACGGTACCGGCGTGGTGATCGGCGAGACGGCGGTGATCGGCGCCGACGTGACGCTTTATCACGGCGTGACGCTGGGCGGCACCTCGCTGCACAAGGGCAAGCGCCATCCCACCTTGGAGGATGGAGTGATCGTCGGTTCGGGCGCCCAGGTGCTGGGCCCCATCACGGTGGGCAAGGGGGCGCGCATCGGCGCCAACGCCGTGGTGCTGACCGACGTGCCGCCGGGGGTGACCATGGTGGGCATTCCGGCCCGCATGGTGATGCGCCGCCAGGAAGGCGAGTTCTGCGCCTACGGCCTGCCGGGCGAGGAACTGCCCGATCCGGTGGCCCGCGCCATCGACAGCGTCCGCTCCCAGGTCGCCACCCTGATGGAGCGGGTCAAGGAACTGGAGACCGAATTGCACGGGCATCCGACCCAGGCCTGTGCCCGCCTCTCCCAGCCGGAAGCGGCTGACATGGGCGACAAGACCATTCACATCGAAACGCTAAACACCCCGGCCGGCGGGACAACCGGCCGACATCTGGAACGGGAGACGATATCGTGA